Genomic window (Chloroflexota bacterium):
AGCCAGAGACAGAACGGCACCGAAAACGTCGTATAGGTAATCACAAGCGCGATCAGGTTGTTGGCGAGATTCAGGGTCACGACGATCTTGAATAGCGGAATCAGCAGCAGCACTGATGGAACGGTGTATGTCAGCAGCGCGAACCGCCCAATCACCTCGCCGCCGGGAAATCGCAGCCGAGCGAGGCTATAGGCGCCAAGCGTGGCGACAGCGATCGAGACAACCGTCGTGCCCGTTGCGACGATGAGGCTGTTGAGGGCAAAACGCAGAAAGACCGGGTCGAACGCCACCACGGCCATGTGGTCCCCGACGAACGCGCGGGGGAGCAGGATTTCCCCAAGGTCCCGTCGAAGAAAGGTCTCCACGGGGCTGATCGACCCCACGACCATGAAATAGATGGGAAACACGGCGAGAAACGACAGAAACAGGCCGAGCAAGGCCCGCGGACGATGATTCGCCGTGAGGACTTTGGCCACGCGCCTCATCGTTCCGACTCTTCCTCGACCCAGCCGACGCGGAGCATGATCAGCGACAGCAGCACCACCAGCACCACCATCACGGCGGCGATGGCCGAGCTCATGCCGACGTTGTATTCGCGAAAGCCCGCGTTGAATACCTGCATGGGCAGCGTCAGGGTCGCTCGCGCGGGTCCCCCGCCGGTGAGCAGGTACACCATGTCAAAGGAGTTGAACGTCCAAATGGTGCGCAGCACCAGCACGATGACGAGCACGTAGCGCAGCGCCGGCACCGTGATGTGCCAGAACATCTGCCACGCTGACGCCCCATCGACCTTGGCGGCCTCGTACCAGTCCTCGGGAATCGTCTGCAAGCCCGCCAGCAGCACCAGGAAGGTCCACGGCAGGCCCTTCCACGTGAAGACCGCGATCAGCGAGATCATCGCGGTGACGCCTTCGGAGAGCCAGGCGATTGGCTCGTCG
Coding sequences:
- a CDS encoding carbohydrate ABC transporter permease → MAKVLTANHRPRALLGLFLSFLAVFPIYFMVVGSISPVETFLRRDLGEILLPRAFVGDHMAVVAFDPVFLRFALNSLIVATGTTVVSIAVATLGAYSLARLRFPGGEVIGRFALLTYTVPSVLLLIPLFKIVVTLNLANNLIALVITYTTFSVPFCLWLLRSYFQSLPRDLEEAAMVDGASRLGALFRVILPLSVPGIVATALFAFILAWNEFLFALVFTTTSDVKTLPIGVSTTFTAEQTATDWAVAMSASTLSAVPIFIIVLVLQRGLVRGITAGAVKG
- a CDS encoding sugar ABC transporter permease, whose product is MALIAAVVLYPMISTMWLAFFKESLLRPNDPAEFVGLDNFVRLVSDGGFWKVVINSVVLTAGAVAGEVIIGMIIALAVNASYRGRGLFRTLNILPWVIPSFVTAFVWVWLLHPQFGPINAFLQLLHIIDEPIAWLSEGVTAMISLIAVFTWKGLPWTFLVLLAGLQTIPEDWYEAAKVDGASAWQMFWHITVPALRYVLVIVLVLRTIWTFNSFDMVYLLTGGGPARATLTLPMQVFNAGFREYNVGMSSAIAAVMVVLVVLLSLIMLRVGWVEEESER